One genomic region from Gossypium hirsutum isolate 1008001.06 chromosome D13, Gossypium_hirsutum_v2.1, whole genome shotgun sequence encodes:
- the LOC107919399 gene encoding 41 kDa spicule matrix protein-like: MQQIEKNGVFQRVEGEGGGEKKGIEGTAIGIVGTKGMLGRGASPLGNVVGSGGSTPGFGRLGKDGNGGEEKGIGGIAVGIVETEGMLGRGGSPIGNVVGSGGSAPGHGNDGRDGVGRLGKDGKLCV, encoded by the coding sequence ATGCAGCAGATAGAAAAAAATGGGGTATTTCAACGAGTAGAAGGAGAAGGTGGTGGAGAAAAGAAAGGAATAGAGGGAACTGCAATTGGGATTGTGGGGACTAAGGGAATGCTTGGCAGAGGGGCCAGTCCTCTTGGAAATGTGGTAGGAAGTGGAGGAAGCACCCCAGGATTTGGGAGATTAGGGAAAGATGGCAATGGTGGAGAAGAGAAAGGAATAGGGGGAATTGCAGTTGGGATTGTGGAGACTGAGGGAATGCTTGGCAGAGGGGGTAGTCCTATTGGCAATGTGGTAGGAAGTGGAGGAAGCGCCCCGGGCCATGGGAATGATGGTCGGGATGGCGTTGGGAGATTAGGGAAAGATGGCAAACTTTGTGTTTGA